GCACCTCCATAATGCTCCAAGAATGATCCCAAGAGCCAATCTTGCTAACCAACCATTAGCAGCAACCCCCCATGAAGCCAAGGTAGTTCAACAATCATCAGCTCCTGTGAACATCCTTGATTGGTCAAAGATTTATGGGAAAAATACAAGAATTGGCTTATCTGCTGATGATGATATTGTTTATGATAAGGGGTATTATAATGATGATGTTAATGACAATGATGATGGTGAAGGAGATGAAATGGTCCCTCCACATGAGTGGATAGCTAAGAAGCTTGCAAGGAGTCCAATTTCTTCTTTCTCTGTGTGCGAAGGGATTGGAAGGACACTCAAAGGGAGAGATCTTACCAAAGTGAGAAATGCTATTTTGACAAAAATAGGTTTCCTTGAGTAATGCAATCTCTTAATCACCATTTCAAAACCTAGTTAACATCATCATGATCACCATTTCCTACCACAGTATCTGCATCATCATTTTATCATTTCCTGATAAGGGTCCCATGTAATCTTTTATTTGTTGTTATTAATTATTGTTGCTAATATCATATGCTACGTATTGTACTAGGGTGAATAGAAGTTAGAGCTGCCCTTTTTGTTGTGGGTTTTTtggaagagaaaagagagggcAAAAAACTTTGGCAGCCCCCGAGATTTTGTCTTGTAGCCTGGTGGAATGTGTTTTGGGTAATTGTAGTGCACCTGTAACAGGATGTGTGAAAATGGATTAGTTAATTTTCATATCTTCCTATCTGCATCTGCCTTTGGctgctttttctttttattatttattaattttattagtttttaatttcaattgttTATATATGTTTATCTTCTGCACTCTCTCTTTACTGCCTTTTTCTGACTTCATTTGTAACCTCAATTCATTTtagtgtttttattttttttttgcatgTTTATGTACTAGTGAAATTTTATGATGACTATTTAATTGCTTGGAATGTTAAGTATTTCATCATGAAATTTGCCCTAATCTCTTCTTCCAAGTTCCAAGTATTTGACACAATCTTGGTATTTATTGAAGCTAACAATTATAAATGTCCAGCCAATCCCACATCTTATACCACTTATAAAATCAGATCATGAGGATATTGAAATCAGTTAATGGTTCCAAACCAAGTGAAGGAATCTGTTGTTTCTAGTAAAAACCATTTGGTTCATACAAGGCCTTCATGAAAATTAAGCAAGCAGAAATGGGGTAAGGTATTGCACGCCAAATGGGTAAGCTTCCATCAGCTTTTATTCCTTAAGCATGTGAGTGCTAGTCTTACAGATTCTTGAAAGCTATAAAGAATTCATGACCTTGCAAGCACTGaattaagaaaaatgaaaattatatCCATCATCAAACTACTTAGCAAACAGAACAATGGCCACCCACTATTGTAtaaagtacaagaaaaaaaaaatcgttCTGCTCCTTGTCCTTGGACAGATTCTTGGTTCTATATATATTGGTATCTATATctacaaaacttaaaattcaaagatCACACAGCTCCACCAGATGGTTGGGTTTATCCCTTTTGCCAACAAGAATAACAATTGATGATTTTCTTTGCAAAAATTCCCTACTTCTTTCACTTCCCACCTCTAACTTCAACATGTTGAGAGCATCAAAGGACCACTTATAATAGCTCCTTTTTTCGTTTCCTATCAACTCAGAGAAAGAAAGTGTATTATAAGTGATGAGTGGTTTTTCCATTAGGATTGGTGGTCACTCCAATCCTTAATTCATTATTCCTTTGGACTTTTTGCTTGGAAAGCTCCATGCATATACTTGGACATTTTTATTATCTTCTACACATATTGGCAAAGGGTGGTGCACCACCATACTCTAGCCAGTGTTAAAAGTGGATTCATCATTTGTCGTTTGCTGTTAGTtcattaaaaagaaaagaaaactctgAATTGGAATCTTTTGTCCTAATGGATATTCGATTTGCTTATGAATAGATTCATGTACAATATATAGCTTTTGTTACTCCTACCTTTGTGCTTAGAGGAATTCAGCCATTTTTAAAGCTTCATCAAGATTTCACTTTTGCAGCTAACCATGCACTTGAGAATCCTTTTTACTTCTTTTGCTATTGGGGTGGTAGCTAGGCAAACAAAAGGCGTCAACTCATCTATACTAATCCACTCTAATcaatcaattctggttgtacctaaATTTGTTCCAATTTGAGGTCAATATCATGCTGTCCACGTCATGGGTTGGTCAGCCGACATTGAGGATATCCTCAACCCAAACCCACCTTTGAATATGGACTCCACCATAATAGTTGAAGCTGATTTAGCTTGGTTTTTCCTTGTTTATATTCCCTTTAAAGGCTAAATATTTAAAgccatttttaaattttaagagttataataaaattatttttaaacttaaaaatataatataaaattttttgaatattaaaattttacataataaAATCTTTCTAATATTCGATAGCTATTTATACAATTATCTCTATTCTATATAATAGTCACAAAATTAGCTATAATTTTCATCACATAGTATCTATAAAAGATACTAAATGtataacaatttaaaaaaatatatataacagTAATCATTTACATTATCACCATTTTAAATTATACATGTTAACGCATTACTTATAAATCTGAGGGATAAATGAattttattgtgtaaaattttaaaatttaaggtgttttatattatatttttaagttaaaaaatgaCTCTattacaattcttaaaatttaagaatgactattaaaatttatcctctctttcatttttttttttctgagctAAGTGTGACTTCAACACTTTCAAAGCCAAAAACCATGGTACATATAAGGACTCATTAAAAATGAACAATTTCCTACCAAAGTTAAATGACTAGACATAAACTGAACTATGATGATGAAGCTAAAACGAGGATGAATTAAATTTCTTTACTGTTACAAATTGAATAAAATTGAATGGGTTTCAGTTTCTGATTTTctatgatttttcatttttcctttTAAACCCGGCACAAACTCAAACATCTTGCTTCGTTTTCTTAGGTTACCAATCCTGGCCCAGATCCAGCAACTCTCCAAGAAAGGTAGAACCTAGAAACCCACTTAAGTGTGTATTGAACTGCAGTGAACCCAAAGTCCCAAACAATTTCACCTGCTCCACCACCAGCCATCCATGAAACTGTCAACTTATTTTTTTTGAACCGAAACTGTTAATGTTATTAGTTCAACTCCTAAACATAAAACTGATACATTTATGGTGGGTATTGAGAAACATTTGCCTGTAAGGACGGTTAAGTAATTTTGGGCGTATTAAGATTGGCAGTTGGTTGGTGGGTCTTTTCACTATGCgcctcgctctctctctctctctctctctctctctcttacccTTGCGGAGGGAGAGAGCGTGTGTATGTGTCTCAAACAGACACTGTATAATTGTTTTCTGGTCTAAACATTCTGGTTCTGGATTTGTCTGATTAGTTTCTTTcttgttaattattttttattgtttttgtaCTTTAAATTGTTAGTGAAAGCTAAGTgaataaaaaggagaaaaaatgTCTCTGAAGAGTAGAGTCGGAGGAGAGATTGCTGGAAGGAATGTGATGCCAAGAAAATGGACTCTTTTCCTTTGCCTTGGCAGCTTTTTTGCTGGAATGTTCTTCACTAACAGGTATTTTCATTATTGGGTTTCTACTGCTTTATTTAAATTTGCAAACTTTTTAGTTACTTTAATGGTTGCATTGACTATATGATGCATTTAAGTCAACTGGGTATCAATAAATTATTACGAATGGATGCATTTCAATGAGATATTTTTGGTTCTGTGTTTTAGCTGGTTCTTGATGGGTGTGCCTGTGAGTTAGATCAATGGCATGTGTTATTGAAGTTGGCCTCAaggatttcttcaaattttaaccTTAATTCTATAGTGGGTCTGTTCGATCCCAAATGCCATGAACAAACATAACTTGAATGTTGTAGAACAAATTGTTTGTTTTCCACTTAGATCTTGAATTGGGACATTTTGGAGTTAAATGACAGCCATTTCAGTCACTACTGTGTTTCCACCGACACTATCCAAACTTTTGGGTGAAAAGCTATTAGCATATTCTATGCTGTGCAATCCGCGACTTAGGCTGGAGAATTCAAAATGTTGCCTTTTTGCTGGAAATAAAGACTCTTTTTTTaccattaatttgatttttttttcccttaatttTGGTTGCCAAGGAATTTGTGGATGGGGGAAGGAAATAATTTCtaaaaaattcaaaactttaCCTACACAATCATCTAATGTTATAGGGCTGGTTTAATCCTGCATTTGCTTGTTTGTTACTTTCAGTCTCTTAATTCTATACCATCATTGTTTGTATCAACTGTTAGCAAgttttgtttattattttatcagaatttatttattttctgacATTTTCTTTACTACTTTTTTTTACAAGCTTGGAATTCTTAAATGAATGACAAAGCTATTATTTTTAATGTGACATGTCATTGATCAAGAAATATTTTATCAGGATGTGGACAGTGCCAGAACGATTGAATTTAGAAACTGGGGATTGCAATCTGAAGCAGGTAAGTGTGTATCTGCTTGCTATTTAAGTCTCACTTGACAATATACAAATGGATTAACATTGTGTTTTGCTTGTTTGAACAAGTGcctttgtagttaattttgacaaCCATGACAATTCAGCAGCCAATTAATAAAATCATAGAATTATGAAATCTGGTTTTCTTTGGCTATGGGTAGTTTTTTCAAGGCATGCAGTTTTGATTTCACAACATTGATATTTGTTATTGTTTCACAATCCCATGATTTTCCTCTTGATGTGGTAGTCATATTTGTCTTAGAAAAGGTTGCACTTTTTAGTCTGTTAGCTTCTTTGAGTTGTTTTCCCTTCTAAAATCTGCCTTAACTACCTTACTGATCATAAGTTTAAGCTTTGTTTTTTTATTACTTTCCTCCTATTGAAGCATTAATTACAACCTTTTGCTCCATTATTTGCCCTTATCAGAAGGTTGGAACTCTTAAATACAGCAATCTAAAGCAAATTTCAAAAACTGAGTATGCAATCCAGTAAGCTCTGCTAATGCATTGTGCTAAATTTCACATATATGAGGTCCTACTGATCTAAACAGGGACCTTATTTTTTGTGTATGGAATGCAGGACACTGGATAATGAAATTTCAACTTTAGAGAAGCAATTGGCAGCTGCTAAGGCAGAGCATCAATCTTTGTCAAATGACACCCCATCTGTAAACTCAAAAAGAAAATACTTTATGATTATAGGAATCAATACAGCTTTTAGCAGTCGGAAGCGAAGAGATTCAGTTCGTGCAACTTGGATGCCACAAggtgagaaaagaaagaaattggAGGAGAAGGGAATAATCATTCGCTTTGTCATAGGTCACAGGTGATACTTTATCTCTCTCTTGCATGGCTGATGTTGTGGGGCGCTTATCTGACATTCTTAAGAATCATCTGATATTGTCGGTGCTTTGTTCTCCGTTGGCTATACATGCTTTCTTTGGCTTTATTACTGAATGATATTACACGTACGATAATTTCGTAGTTAATACTTAGTAGGTATGAAAACTGATGCAATGATGAATTCGGGTTAACTAGTAGAAAGATTACACAAATAGTGCTACTTTAAGGATGAAATTTACTGATTGTATAATGCCTTGtccaaatgtggttctaatctaaATATGTTGTGCATAGCAGAAGCATACAAActataaagaaataaagcaaacataCAAAAAactaatatttacgtggttcgtAGGGCTACATCCACAGGCGTGCAATCTTTCACTAACAATAAGCTTAAAATTATACTACCCATAAACCCAAACATCCAAGAAAACCCACATTGCATAGCTGCTCATaataaatacattagttagtcctTTCAGTCTCCTTTAGACATAACCCAATCAGTGTTATCAGGGCGAAAGGCGACACTAAGGCGACAAGGGACCTTATGGCCTTAGGTGAGAGACGAGAGGAGAGGCAAGGCGAGGCATTTTTGAATCAAGGCGCCATAGTTGTTTAAATTATAATACAAATGTGTACTTATAACATAAAAATTCATACTTTTAACTAATTTGATATGTAAAAAAATTGcatattgaaaagaaaaaaaaagagcatATTATTTTCATTATGTCTATATGTAAGATACCATATTAGACttgataaagtctgtaatgagagtattagagaaaaggtaggagtagtgccaattgaggataaattgagagaagagagattgaggtggtttggtcatgtgaagcgtagacatacgaaggctttagttagacaagtagaacacatcaggttagaggatagaaagaaaagaaggggtaggcctaaactgacttggaggagagtagtacaacatgacctagaagcattacacattttcgaggatttaacccaaaatcgtttagagtggagaaatagAATCTATATAGctgatcccaaatttttgggataaaggtttagttgagttgagttgagttgagtatgttTATATGTAAGataaaagaaattgaaaattgtgtgtacctgTATTTCCAGCTTAAATAAAAGATAAAAGTGAGGCTGTAAAATTAAAACTCATGGCATAAGTAATAATACAAATAATAATGAGAGaagttaatatatataaaaaaaaaagaaattgtgcATACTTGCATTTTCAACTTAAGTATAAGATAAAAGTTGAGACTataaaattgaaattcatagcataAGTAacaatactaataataataataataataaaagttattaaatcattaaatagAACATGCAAATTCTAGAAGtttaaactttaataaatataaataagtcATAAGTCATAACAATCCAAATACAACAAGTACATAAAAAAAATTGTAACTAAAACTACTCATCATCGAGATTTCCAAATTCATCTTCAATTTCAACAGCCTCTATCACAAATTCTTCCTCCTCTTCATCACCATCAACTTGCAAAGAGGATGCACCTCTCATTGAACGAGACCCTCGAAATGATGGAGTTTTAACTAGTGTTGATCTTGCAACCGATCTCGATTCATAACGAGATTCAGAAACTCCAACCGCCCTACCAACATCACCCCAAGTCAACACATTATTCATGAAAGCAAGAGTATTATCATCATCATTCCAATCTCCCTTTTCTAATTCACCAAGCAACCACTCTTTACTTTCATTAATATTTGCTAAATCAATTGACATGGTGATATCCCCAAAGGTATAATGGCATAGCAACGCTATATTGTACTTCACATAAATCAGTTTGTCCAAGAGTTCTTAGAATAGCCGATTTCTTTTTTTACTATGAAGTTGCCATTAATTTTATGGTAACAAATAAGTTAAAACGAAAAGgttcaaaataaaataataaagagtattatatttatttactttttttttttacttacgtGCTCAAATACACTCCAATTTCTCTCACAGTCACTTGCACTACATGTGAGACTCAGAACCTTTATAGCAAAGTTTTATAGGTTTGGAGTTGAAGAATCATATGTTTTTCACCAAGTAGCTATTAAAATATAGAATCAATTATTGTCAAACTCAAattcataatataatttaataacttGAAGATTTGGTTATTCTTCCTCTAATAGCAGAAGGATAACTAAAGGTCCATGTAGCTGCCTTGTGCTTCTCAATTTCATCAATAATCATATCAACTTTTATTGAATCTTGTTCCATTTTATGAATGCACAAAAGCAAGCTTAAATTCTGTTatgaaaagtcaatcactatattatttctctgtatattctgtattctgtatttctatgtaggatttcttatttaggatttcttcctaattagtagaacacaattataggaatcaattgtatatatatgcccatgtacagattaattgaaatcaacgagaatcatctctttctacatggtatcagagcaggtcatcaatctagggtgactatttgttctcactacccagctcaggagagaccttggccgccgatcggccgtttcaaccccgatcaacatcgccggcgtcgtctcaaccccctcattccaccactgtgtgctgttgcctgatgcagtacaccattaaaggacttctgaggtttggctctcagatcctatttcggtatttgcttgatttgtgattttggattattttgctgctataagcactttggattagcgtttcggttagttttctttgtctcaacaaatggcagacaataagaatgttatttctgatgtgattccggtgatgactaaaatcacggaacacaaacttaatggttcgaattacctggagtggagtaagactgttagggtctatttgcgtagcattgataaggatgatcaccttactaaagatccacccactgatgatacacgacaaacttagctaagggaggatgctcagttgtttttgcagctttggaactcgattcatagtgaggtaattagtttaattaatcactgtgaatttgttaaggaattgatggattatttagattttctgtattctggtaaagggaatatctcccgtatttatgatgtttgtaaggcattctaccgtgctgagaaagatgataagtctctcacggcttattttatggattttaaacgggtatatgaggaacttaatgtattgttgccttttaatcctgatgtgaaagttcaaaaGCCCAACGGAGCAATCGTCGTTATTAGTTTTCTTGCAAGCCTTCCTTGAGTATGAGATCGCTAAATCTCGATTCTCTCGattcgagatttcctctttgcatgaaacgttcacacgggtccttcgtacagagagtactcaatcttcacagcctgccagtagtgctcttattagccgtaatccaaatggacaacaggataatagaagaggaagtagagg
The sequence above is a segment of the Hevea brasiliensis isolate MT/VB/25A 57/8 chromosome 11, ASM3005281v1, whole genome shotgun sequence genome. Coding sequences within it:
- the LOC110639451 gene encoding protein S40-5; amino-acid sequence: MADWHGIMCKGSAGGCSRTSIRDEDFEEEDVWSVVKETKDLSPKMRKSKDYYCSTSSSSSSSSSSAWHLHNAPRMIPRANLANQPLAATPHEAKVVQQSSAPVNILDWSKIYGKNTRIGLSADDDIVYDKGYYNDDVNDNDDGEGDEMVPPHEWIAKKLARSPISSFSVCEGIGRTLKGRDLTKVRNAILTKIGFLE